A single genomic interval of Electrophorus electricus isolate fEleEle1 chromosome 2, fEleEle1.pri, whole genome shotgun sequence harbors:
- the fkbp7 gene encoding peptidyl-prolyl cis-trans isomerase FKBP7, which translates to MCKMSERSVMYFILCLQILNAFVDLIYASESNADIKVDILFVPENCTQKTKKGDLLHAHYDGYLAKDGSQFYCSRSAKNGSPHWFVLGIGEVIKGLDMGLKDMCPGEKRKITVPPSLAFGEKGKNPVPPNATVIFEVELLHVRRGPHSMEAFKEMDINNDQTLTKEEVKDHLKMEAKKINVQKEESYFDAVVTDVFSRNDKDTDGTLSLQEYNVYEHDEL; encoded by the exons ATGTGCAAGATGTCCGAGCGGTCTGTTATGTACTTTATTCTGTGCCTTCAGATCCTAAATGCCTTCGTCGACTTAATTTATGCAAGTGAATCAAACGCTGATATAAAAGTGGATATTTTGTTTGTCCCAGAAAACTGCACCCAGAAAACAAAGAAGGGAGACTTGCTGCACGCACACTATGATGGATATCTTGCAAAGGACGGTTCTCAGTTTTACTGCAG TCGCTCCGCCAAAAACGGCAGTCCGCACTGGTTTGTTTTGGGTATCGGGGAGGTGATAAAAGGTCTGGATATGGGGCTAAAAGACATGTGTCCTGGCGAGAAACGAAAAATCACAGTACCTCCCTCGTTAGCGTTTGGGGAGAAGGGGAAAA ATCCTGTACCACCCAATGCCACTGTGATTTTCGAGGTGGAACTGTTGCATGTACGCCGTGGTCCTCACAGCATGGAAGCCTTTAAAGAAATGgacattaacaatgaccagaCCCTGACGAAGGAAGAG GTGAAAGACCACTTGAAGATGGAAGCGAAGAAGATAAATGTGCAGAAAGAAGAGTCCTACTTTGATGCTGTGGTTACAGATGTGTTCTCCAGGAATGACAAGGACACAGATGGAACTTTGTCACTTCAGGAGTACAACGTCTATGAGCATGATGAGCTGTAG
- the LOC113584828 gene encoding collagen alpha-1(IX) chain-like: MHCEYACKLPLYRVCIVPPPPPPFPPFSQRDVLRVNLTKYLTGANGEKGNEGPKGQKGQPGEIGQQGVLGGPGAIGPPGQKGEKGARGWLGLPGEDGFPGVYEGVKGRNGVKGEKGLKGDPGAVGVKGLSGYPGLKWQKGERGPKGYRGLSGMPGSRGVPGARGKTGIKGSSGPPGPGGHAGAMGRPGPAGRYGLPGRVYLIHGHQGEKGVMGSSVECNCSWANTTEPNHKIHPQSHLYIVDSEEDMSDFSLENTIILRRDTLILHVFMGSD; encoded by the exons ATGCACTGTG AATATGCTTGTAAATTGCCACTTTACAGAGTATGCATTGTGCCACCTCCACCGCCACCCTTTCCTCCATTCAGCCAAAGGGATGTACTCAGG GTTAATTTAACAAAGTATCTAACTGGAGCAAACGGTGAAAAG GGAAATGAAGGACCTAAAGGGCAGAAG GGGCAACCAGGTGAAATAGGTCAACAGGGAGTTCTGGGAGGCCCTGGTGCCATTGGTCCACCAGGACAAAAG GGAGAAAAAGGAGCACGAGGCTGGTTGGGTCTACCTGGTGAGGACGGGTTCCCTGGGGTATATGAA GGTGTGAAAGGACGTAATGGTGTTAAG GGAGAGAAAGGGTTAAAGGGTGATCCAGGAGCTGTAGGTGTGAAG GGATTATCTGGCTATCCTGGCCTGAAATGGCAAAAG GGTGAGAGGGGTCCAAAGGGATACAGAGGACTGTCAGGGATGCCTGGCTCAAGAGGAGTTCCTGGAGCACGAGGCAAAACA GGGATAAAGGGTAGCTCGGGACCACCAGGACCTGGTGGCCATGCAGGTGCAATGGGAAGACCAGGACCAGCCGGGCGATATGGACTACCAGGACGAG taTATTTAATACATGGGCACCAAGGAGAAAAGGGGGTAATGGGTTCATCAGTGGAATGCAATTGCTCCTGGGCAAATACTACTGAGCCAAATCACAAAATACATCCACAATCT CACCTCTATATTGTGGACAGTGAAGAGGATATGTCAGATTTTTCATTAGAAAATACGATTATTTTAAGAAGAGACACTCTCattcttcatgtgttcatggGCTCTGATTAG